A genomic stretch from Anser cygnoides isolate HZ-2024a breed goose chromosome 30, Taihu_goose_T2T_genome, whole genome shotgun sequence includes:
- the LOC136787755 gene encoding olfactory receptor 14A16-like, whose translation MPNSSSVSEFLLLAFADTRELQLLHFGLFLGIYLAALLGNGLILTAVACDHRLHTPMDFFLLNLALLDLGCISTTLPKAMANALWDTRAISYQGCAAQVFFFLFFIAAEYSVLTLMSYDRYVAICKPLHYGSLVGSRACAQMAAAAWGSGFLNAVLHTANTFSLPLCQGNDLDQFFCELPQILKLSCSVSFLREVGLIVVTVCLAFGCFVFIVLSYAQIFRAVLKIPSKQGRHKAFSTCLPHLAVVSLFISTGIFAYLKPPSISSPSLDLVVAVLYSVVPAAMNPLIYSMRNKELKDALRQLFGYISSSLIIGAKS comes from the coding sequence atgcccaacagcagctctgtgagcgagttcctcctgctggcattcgcagacacgcgggagctgcagctcctgcacttcgggctcttcctgggcatctacctggctgccctcctgggcaacggcctcatcctcaccgccgtagcctgcgaccaccgcctccacacccccatggacttcttcctcctcaacctcgccctcctcgacctgggctgcatctccaccactctccccaaagccatggccaatgccctctgggacaccagggccatctcctatcagggatgtgctgctcaggtctttttctttctcttctttatagcAGCAGAATATTCTGTTCTTACTctcatgtcctacgaccgctacgttgccatctgcaagcccctgcactacgggagcctcgtgggcagcagagcttgtgcccagatggcagcagctgcctggggcagtggctttctcaatgctgtcctgcacacagctaatacattttccctgcccctctgccaaggtaATGATCTtgatcagttcttctgtgagcttcctcaaatcctcaagctctcctgctcagtgTCATTTCTCAGGGAGGTTGGGCTTATTGTAGTTACTGTGTGTTTAGCatttggttgctttgttttcattgtgctgtcctatgcGCAGATTTTCAGGGCTGTCCTGAAGATACCCTCTaagcagggccggcacaaagccttttccacgtgcctccctcacctggccgtggtctccctaTTTATCAGTACTGGCatatttgcctacctgaagcccccctccatctcctccccatccctggacctggtggtggcagttctgtactcggtggttcctgctgccatgaaccccctcatctacagcatgagaaacaaggagctcaaggATGCATTGAGGCAACTCTTTGGATACATTTCTTCATCATTAATAATCGGCGCAAAGTCCTAA